In Cervus elaphus chromosome 5, mCerEla1.1, whole genome shotgun sequence, the following proteins share a genomic window:
- the LOC122694283 gene encoding 40S ribosomal protein S6-like, translating into MKLNISFPATGCQKLIEVDDERKLRTFYEKCMATEVAADALGEEWKGYVVRISGGNDKQGFPMKQGVLTHGRVHLLLSKGHSCYRPRRTGERKRKSVQGCIVDANLSVLNLVIVKKGEKDIPGLTDTTVPRRLGPKRASRIRKLFNLSKEDDVRQYVVRKPLNKEGKKPRTKAPKIQRLVTPRVLQHKRRRIALKKQRTKENKEEAAEYAKLLAKRMKEAKEKRQEQIAKRRRLSSLRASTSKSESSQK; encoded by the coding sequence ATGAAGCTGAACATCTCTTTCCCGGCCACTGGCTGCCAGAAGCTCATTGAAGTGGACGATGAACGAAAACTTCGTACCTTCTACGAGAAGTGTATGGCCACAGAAGTTGCTGCTGACGCTCTGGGTGAAGAATGGAAGGGTTATGTGGTCCGAATTAGTGGCGGGAACGATAAGCAGGGTTTCCCCATGAAGCAGGGTGTCTTGACCCATGGCCGAGTTCACCTGCTACTGAGTAAGGGGCATTCCTGTTACAGACCAAGGAGGACTGGAGAGAGAAAGCGCAAATCTGTACAGGGTTGCATTGTGGATGCCAATCTGAGTGTTCTCAACTTGGTCATTGTgaaaaaaggggagaaggatATTCCTGGACTCACTGATACTACAGTGCCTCGTCGCCTGGGTCCCAAAAGAGCTAGCAGAATCCGCAAACTTTTCAATCTCTCTAAAGAAGATGACGTCCGCCAGTATGTTGTGCGAAAGCCCCTAAACAAAGAAGGTAAGAAACCTAGGACTAAAGCACCCAAGATTCAGCGTCTCGTGACTCCACGAGTTCTGCAACACAAACGCCGGCGTATTGCTCTGAAGAAACAGCGTActaaggaaaacaaagaagaggCTGCAGAATATGCTAAACTTTTGGCCAAGAGAATGAAGGAGGCCAAAGAAAAACGGCAGGAACAGATTGCCAAGAGACGGAGGCTGTCCTCTCTGAGAGCTTCTACTTCTAAGTCTGAGTCCAGTCAAAAATGA